One window from the genome of Amycolatopsis sp. NBC_01480 encodes:
- a CDS encoding glucosyl-3-phosphoglycerate synthase — translation MTWFERRTWQEPRWAPADILAAKRGRTVSVVLPALDEERTVGGVVASVRPLLGTVVDELVVMDSGSADATAARAEAAGARVVRREDVLPGLAPRPGKGEVLWRSLAATTGDLVVFLDSDLVDPDPAFVPSLLGPLLTESGVHLVKGFYRRPLRLESTGGGRVTELLARPVLSALRPALSDLVQPLGGEYAGTREFFESVPFAGGYGVEIGLLLDAEARHGLDALAQVNLGVRKHRNRSLLQLGVMARQILGTALSRCGVPTDSAAQLTQFVQVSGEWLPDVTEIPVLDRPPMREARAGRLPG, via the coding sequence ATGACCTGGTTCGAACGTCGCACCTGGCAGGAGCCGCGGTGGGCGCCCGCCGACATCCTCGCGGCGAAGCGTGGCCGGACGGTGTCCGTCGTGCTGCCTGCGCTCGACGAGGAGCGGACGGTCGGTGGCGTCGTCGCGTCCGTGCGGCCGCTGCTCGGCACCGTCGTGGACGAGCTGGTGGTGATGGACTCCGGCTCGGCCGACGCGACGGCCGCGCGCGCCGAAGCCGCCGGCGCGCGGGTGGTGCGGCGCGAGGACGTGCTGCCCGGCCTCGCGCCCCGGCCCGGCAAGGGCGAGGTGCTCTGGCGGTCGCTGGCGGCGACCACCGGCGACCTCGTGGTGTTCCTCGACTCCGATCTGGTCGACCCGGACCCGGCGTTTGTGCCCTCGCTGCTCGGGCCGCTGCTCACCGAGTCCGGCGTGCACCTGGTCAAGGGCTTCTACCGCCGTCCGCTGCGGCTCGAGAGCACCGGCGGCGGCCGCGTGACCGAGCTGCTGGCCCGGCCCGTGCTCTCGGCGCTGCGGCCGGCGCTGTCGGACCTCGTGCAGCCGCTCGGCGGCGAGTACGCGGGCACCCGCGAGTTCTTCGAGTCGGTGCCGTTCGCGGGCGGCTACGGCGTGGAGATCGGGCTGCTGCTCGACGCCGAGGCCCGCCACGGCCTCGACGCCCTGGCACAGGTCAACCTCGGCGTGCGCAAGCACCGCAACCGCTCGCTGCTGCAACTGGGTGTGATGGCCCGCCAGATCCTCGGCACGGCACTTTCCCGCTGCGGCGTGCCCACCGACTCCGCCGCGCAGCTGACGCAGTTCGTGCAGGTCTCCGGGGAATGGCTGCCCGACGTCACCGAGATCCCGGTCCTGGACCGGCCGCCGATGCGCGAGGCACGGGCCGGCCGGCTGCCCGGGTGA
- a CDS encoding DivIVA domain-containing protein, with product MTTALIYLVVMLLVAAVVFLLAAVVFGRGEELAPLPPGSSPTRLPAEDITGEDVQQVHYQLVLRGYKMSEVDWVMRRLGVELDGLRARVAELEARETHEVHEAGAQPWATGE from the coding sequence GTGACGACCGCGCTGATCTACCTCGTAGTCATGCTGCTGGTGGCCGCCGTGGTGTTCCTGCTCGCCGCGGTGGTGTTCGGCCGGGGCGAGGAGCTGGCCCCGCTGCCGCCGGGCAGCTCGCCCACGCGCCTGCCCGCCGAGGACATCACCGGCGAGGACGTGCAGCAGGTGCACTACCAGCTGGTGCTGCGCGGCTACAAGATGTCCGAAGTGGACTGGGTGATGCGGCGCCTCGGCGTGGAGCTGGACGGGCTGCGGGCCCGCGTCGCCGAGCTGGAGGCCCGCGAGACGCACGAGGTGCACGAGGCGGGCGCGCAGCCGTGGGCCACTGGTGAGTGA
- a CDS encoding SRPBCC family protein, whose protein sequence is MSDLVLSVDVAAPAGTTWLALTDWTRQGEWMLGTSVRVVEGNGRSVGSKIAAFTGVAGIGFTDTMEITAWEPPLRCTVRHLGSVVQGTGVFQVVAKGAVRCTFVWAEHLKLPFGVAGQLAWPVLRPAFELGVRQSLRQFARFAENYSMGGR, encoded by the coding sequence GTGAGTGACCTGGTGCTGTCCGTCGACGTCGCGGCGCCGGCGGGGACCACCTGGCTGGCGCTGACCGACTGGACGCGCCAGGGCGAGTGGATGCTCGGCACCTCGGTGCGGGTGGTCGAAGGCAACGGCCGCAGCGTGGGCTCCAAGATCGCCGCGTTCACCGGCGTCGCCGGGATCGGCTTCACGGACACGATGGAGATCACCGCCTGGGAGCCGCCGCTGCGGTGCACTGTGCGCCACCTCGGCAGCGTGGTGCAGGGCACGGGCGTGTTCCAGGTGGTGGCCAAGGGTGCGGTGCGCTGCACGTTCGTCTGGGCGGAGCACCTGAAGCTGCCGTTCGGCGTGGCCGGGCAGCTGGCCTGGCCGGTGCTGCGGCCGGCGTTCGAGCTGGGGGTGCGGCAGTCGTTGCGGCAGTTCGCGCGCTTCGCGGAGAACTATTCGATGGGGGGACGATGA
- a CDS encoding DNA-3-methyladenine glycosylase I has product MTGLLGEDGVTRCSWGNSAPDYAAYHDQEWGTPLHGEAELYERLCLESFQSGLSWITILRKRENFRKAFKKFQPAKVARFGDADVERLMQDASIVRNRAKILAAITNARAIAALDTPLDELLWSFAPAKHRRPKTMADVPAITDESKAMAKDLKKRGFAFLGPTTCYALMQATGMVDDHVAGCFRAKRS; this is encoded by the coding sequence ATGACCGGATTGCTCGGCGAAGACGGCGTGACCCGGTGCTCGTGGGGCAACTCGGCGCCGGACTACGCGGCCTACCACGACCAGGAGTGGGGCACCCCGCTCCACGGCGAGGCCGAGCTGTACGAGCGGCTCTGTCTCGAGTCGTTCCAGTCCGGGCTGTCGTGGATCACCATCCTGCGCAAGCGTGAGAACTTCCGGAAGGCGTTCAAGAAGTTCCAGCCGGCGAAGGTCGCGCGCTTCGGCGACGCGGACGTCGAGCGGCTCATGCAGGACGCGTCGATCGTGCGGAACCGGGCGAAGATCCTCGCCGCGATCACCAACGCGCGTGCCATCGCCGCGCTGGACACACCGCTCGACGAGCTGCTGTGGTCCTTCGCCCCGGCCAAGCACCGGCGGCCGAAGACGATGGCCGACGTGCCGGCGATCACCGACGAGTCCAAGGCGATGGCCAAGGACCTGAAGAAACGCGGCTTCGCCTTCCTCGGCCCGACCACCTGTTACGCGCTGATGCAGGCGACCGGAATGGTCGACGACCACGTGGCCGGCTGCTTCCGGGCCAAGCGCTCGTGA
- a CDS encoding enoyl-CoA hydratase-related protein: protein MTTSDVLLTADADGVRTLTLNRPQAYNSLTVELKERLLAELRAAAEDADVRAVVLTGSGRAFCAGQDLKEHVGLLQANDPAPLHTVSDHYNPIVHAIMDLPKPVIAAVNGTAAGAGAAFAYASDLRIAASSSSFLMAFANVGLGPDSGASWTLQRLIGLGRAAELMLMARTVDSAEALRIGLVGEVVPDEELAARAQSVAAKLAAGPTVAYAKIKHVLSVAAQSSLDDALAAEDAAQTALGATADHTEAVEAFVGKRRPNFQGK, encoded by the coding sequence GTGACCACATCCGACGTCCTGCTGACCGCCGACGCCGACGGCGTGCGCACCCTGACCCTGAACCGGCCGCAGGCGTACAACTCGCTGACAGTCGAACTCAAGGAGCGGCTGCTCGCCGAACTGCGCGCGGCCGCCGAAGACGCGGACGTGCGCGCGGTCGTGCTCACCGGCTCGGGCCGCGCGTTCTGCGCCGGGCAGGACCTGAAGGAGCACGTGGGACTGCTGCAGGCCAACGACCCCGCGCCGCTGCACACGGTGAGCGATCACTACAACCCGATCGTCCACGCGATCATGGACCTGCCGAAGCCGGTGATCGCGGCGGTGAACGGCACCGCCGCGGGCGCGGGCGCGGCCTTCGCCTACGCCAGCGACCTGCGGATCGCCGCGAGTTCGTCGAGCTTCCTGATGGCGTTCGCGAACGTCGGCCTCGGCCCGGACTCCGGTGCGTCGTGGACGCTCCAGCGGCTGATCGGCCTCGGCCGCGCCGCGGAGCTGATGCTGATGGCCCGCACCGTGGACTCGGCCGAGGCGCTGCGGATCGGGCTGGTCGGCGAGGTCGTGCCGGACGAGGAGCTGGCCGCGCGCGCCCAGTCCGTGGCCGCGAAGCTGGCCGCCGGGCCGACCGTCGCGTACGCGAAGATCAAGCACGTGCTGTCCGTCGCGGCTCAGTCCTCTCTGGACGACGCGCTCGCCGCGGAGGACGCGGCGCAGACCGCGCTGGGCGCCACCGCCGACCACACCGAGGCCGTCGAGGCGTTCGTCGGCAAGCGCCGGCCGAACTTCCAGGGCAAATAG
- a CDS encoding DUF3117 domain-containing protein: MAAMKPRTGDGPLEVTKEGRGLVMRVPLEGGGRLVVELSAEEAKDLGVALQEVTG; the protein is encoded by the coding sequence ATGGCGGCCATGAAGCCCCGGACCGGAGATGGTCCCCTCGAAGTGACTAAGGAGGGGCGGGGCCTTGTGATGCGGGTGCCACTGGAGGGTGGTGGCCGGCTCGTCGTCGAGCTCTCCGCGGAAGAAGCGAAGGATCTCGGCGTGGCACTTCAGGAGGTCACCGGCTGA
- a CDS encoding leucyl aminopeptidase family protein: protein MRNSLPPVPTKLPEVEVSVTYRRGAPLAHLATAPDPAGESHVEHGASGKAGDVHEVPGEGSPRWVVGLGAGEPRDYRKAGAAFARTARAAAEDGSAKAVQIALPEDVTAEQAGELAMGLLLGGYRFKVTTQEPKPALTAVRLVAASEAAVPEYAAEVARVRELAAAAALTRDLANTPSNIKNPAWLANTASKVVGAAEGVTVTVRDEKWLADNGFGGVLAVGGGSASPPRLIELEYRPRGASSHVLLVGKGITFDTGGLSIKPADGMHLMRTDMAGGAAVIAAVRAIAALKLPVRVSALVPAAENHVSGSAYRPGDVVRHYGGRTTEVGNTDAEGRMVMADALAYGIEKYKPDVVVDTATLTGAMKVSLGLRTGGLFATDDELAARVVAAGARAGEAWWRMPLVEDYAASIQGELGDVRQAPGGPGGIMAALFLREFTAGLPWAHLDIAGPGRADKTYDDVVPGASGFASRTLVEFAASYAS, encoded by the coding sequence GTGCGTAACTCACTACCGCCCGTCCCGACGAAGCTGCCCGAGGTAGAGGTCTCCGTCACTTATCGGCGCGGCGCCCCGCTCGCGCATCTCGCGACGGCGCCGGATCCGGCGGGGGAGTCTCATGTGGAGCACGGCGCGAGCGGCAAGGCCGGCGACGTCCACGAGGTGCCCGGCGAAGGCTCCCCCCGCTGGGTGGTCGGGCTCGGCGCGGGTGAGCCGCGGGACTACCGCAAGGCGGGCGCGGCGTTCGCCCGCACGGCCCGCGCCGCGGCGGAGGACGGCTCGGCCAAGGCCGTCCAGATCGCGCTGCCCGAGGACGTCACCGCGGAGCAGGCCGGCGAGCTGGCCATGGGCCTGCTGCTCGGCGGCTACCGGTTCAAGGTGACCACGCAGGAGCCGAAGCCCGCGCTGACGGCCGTCCGGCTGGTGGCGGCGAGCGAGGCCGCGGTGCCGGAGTACGCGGCGGAGGTGGCGCGGGTGCGGGAGCTGGCCGCGGCCGCCGCGCTGACCCGGGACCTCGCGAACACCCCGTCGAACATCAAGAATCCCGCCTGGCTGGCCAACACCGCGTCAAAGGTGGTGGGCGCGGCCGAGGGCGTGACCGTGACCGTGCGGGACGAGAAGTGGCTCGCGGACAACGGTTTCGGCGGGGTGCTGGCCGTCGGCGGCGGCTCGGCCTCGCCGCCTCGGCTGATCGAACTGGAGTACCGCCCGCGCGGCGCCTCCTCGCACGTACTGCTGGTGGGCAAGGGCATCACGTTCGACACCGGCGGCCTGTCGATCAAGCCGGCCGACGGCATGCACCTGATGCGCACCGACATGGCGGGCGGCGCGGCCGTGATCGCCGCGGTGCGCGCGATCGCCGCGCTGAAGCTGCCGGTGCGGGTGAGTGCGCTGGTGCCGGCGGCGGAGAACCACGTGTCCGGCTCGGCCTACCGCCCCGGCGACGTCGTGCGCCACTACGGCGGCCGCACCACCGAGGTCGGCAACACCGACGCCGAGGGCCGGATGGTGATGGCCGACGCGCTGGCGTACGGCATCGAGAAGTACAAGCCGGACGTGGTGGTCGACACCGCCACACTGACCGGCGCGATGAAGGTCTCGCTCGGCCTGCGTACCGGCGGCCTCTTCGCGACCGACGACGAGCTGGCCGCGCGAGTGGTCGCCGCCGGCGCCCGCGCCGGCGAGGCGTGGTGGCGGATGCCGCTGGTGGAGGACTACGCCGCGTCGATCCAGGGTGAGCTCGGCGACGTCCGCCAGGCCCCGGGCGGCCCCGGCGGCATCATGGCCGCGTTGTTCCTCCGCGAGTTCACGGCCGGACTGCCGTGGGCCCACCTGGACATCGCCGGACCGGGCCGCGCGGACAAGACCTACGACGACGTGGTGCCCGGCGCGTCCGGCTTCGCCAGCCGGACCCTGGTGGAGTTCGCGGCCTCCTACGCTTCCTGA